AACCGGGTCGACCCGAATGCGTATGACGGCTGGGACGGCCAATTGACCGCCTGCGTCAACGACGCCGACTGCATGCGCACGATCGCCGACAATCTCGGCTACAGCTCGACGCTGCTGTTGAACGAAGAAGCCACCGCCGACCGCGTGATCACCGAGATCGGCCGGGCCGCGCGCAGCCTCGACCAGGACGGCATCCTGCTGCTGACCTACAGCGGCCACGGCGGCCAGATGCCGGACGCCGACGGCGACGAGGACGACGGCCAGGACGAGACCTGGGTGCTGTACGAGCGCCAGCTGATCGACGACGAGCTGTACAACCTGTGGAACCAGTTCGGGCGCTGCCGCATCGTGGTGCTGTCGGACAGCTGCCACAGCGGCAGCGTGACGCGCGCCATGGAGTACCAGGCGCTGGCGGCCGATCCGGCCCTGAAACGCCATTACCGGCCGGGCGCGAAAGCGGGCGCACCGGCGCGCTTCAAGGCCATGCCGGCGCAGGTGGCCGCCGCCGACTACCGGCGCCGCAAGCGTTTCTATGACGCGCTGCAGTTCGCCGCCGGCGCGCGCAAGCGCAGCGAGATGGAGGCCAGCGTGCTCCTGATTTCCGGCTGCCAGGACAACCAGCTGTCGTCCGACGGCGACGTCAACGGCCTGTTCACCGCCAACCTGCTGGCGGTGTGGGGCAACGGCGACTTCCAGGGCAGCTACCGCGCGTTTCACCAGGCGATCCTGGCGCGCATGCCGTCGACCCAGACGCCGAACTACTATACGACCGGGCGCCAGGACGACGGGTTCGAGGCGCAGGAACCGTTCGCCATGGCGGCGCCCGGCAGCGAACCGCAGCAGCCTGGCCCCGTGCAGGACAGCGGACCGAGCATCGAAGGACCTTCCGCCGTCCCGCGCGCGGCGCCGCCGCCGACCTTCAGCGTGCACGTGGACAGCAACCGCTACTTCGCGGTGGAACTGGCGGCCGAGCCGGAACTGTTCAACAGCGCCGACGTCGGCCATGTGCGCAGCGACACCAATTTCTATGGGTCGTGGAGCGATACCGCGCTGATGCAGGGCAGCCAGTACAGCCTGCCGGCCGCGGTCTGGCAGCGCCTGCGCGCCGACAGCGAACGCCTGTACTACCGCGTGCTCAGCTCGCGCCGCCAGGATGCCTGGGACGGTTACGAGGTGTCCAGCCGCGACGGCGACGGCGAGGCGATTCCGGCGCTGCTGATCCAGGGTTGAGCGCGATGAGCGTCCAGGACGAGGAGGGCGCCAGCGCCTACTACTACGCCGGCACCCAGCGCGTGCCGCTGTTCCCCGATCCGCACGTGTTCGCCGTGCGCTTCGACCGCGACACTTGCCGCGCGCCGGCCGCCGGCGCGCAGGCGCGGGCGGCGCGCATGCCGGCCGCCGCCGTGCTGGCCGGCGCGGCGCCGCTCGCCTTTTTGCCGCGCGATGGCCTGGGTGTCTACCGCACCGGTTCGGCGGCCGCCTGCGTCGAGCGCCTGCACCGGCTGGACGGCGTGGCGCAGGCTTTCCAGGCTTGCCGCCATGGCCGCGGCGGCGGTGATTCGCTGGTGCCGACGGCGCGCCTGCTGGCCAAGTTCCGCGTCGAGCCGGGCATCGAAAAGATCCTGCATACGCTCGAATTGCTGGGACTGCGCATCCTGGAACCGCTGCGCTACGCGGCTCCCAACGGCTTCCTGCTCGGCTGTGCGCCGGGCGTGAACGGCCTGGGCGCGCTGGCGGCCGCCAACGCGCTGGTCGAGGAAGGCATCGTCCTGTTCGCCGAACCGGACCTGGTGCAGGCGCGCCACCTGCACAGCGCCGGCGGCGCTGCCGGCACGGCCGCAGACCCCATGCAGGCGCCCCGGCTGGCGCGCGAATGGCACCTGCACGCCTGCCGCGTGCCGCAGGCCTGGCGCGACAACCGCGGCAGCCCGGCGATCCGCATCGCCCTGTTCGACGACGGCGTGGACGCGGGCCACCCCGAATTCGCCGGCGAGGTCGCGACCGGGCAGCCCAAGGTGGCGGCCCGCTACGATTTCGCCGACGGCAGCGCCGACGCTTCTCCCAAGTCGTATGCCGACCGTCACGGCACCGCATGTGCCGGGGTGGCCGGCGCCGCCGGCATCGCGGTGGCCGGCGTGGCGCCGGGCTGCCGCCTGGTACTGGCCAGGACGCCCGGCTTCCTGGCGGTGTCGGAAGAAGCGCGCATGTTCGAATGGGCGGTCGACGCCGGCGCCGACGTGCTCGGCTGCGCGTGGGGGCCGGCGGCCGGCACGCCGTGCCCGCTGCCCACCGCCACCCGCCTGGCGATCCGCTATTGCCTGCAGCACGGCCGCGGCGGCAAGGGCACGCCGATCTTCTGGGCCGCCGGCAACGGCGCCGAAGCGCTGGACGGCGACGGCTATGCCGCCAACCCGGACGTGATGGCGATCGGCGCCTGCAGCGAGCGCGGCCTGGCGGCGTCCTACGGCAGCTACGGCGCCCGCTTGTTCGCCTGCGCGCCATCGAGCGGATCGGCGGACGAACACGCGATCCTCACGGCCGACCGCGCCTGGCCGGCCGGCTATGGCCTGCGTGCCGGCGTGCAGAACGGTCCGGGTACAAGAAACGATGTAAACGATATGTACGAAAAAAGTGCCGTTCTGGAAGGCGACGGCGACACCGATGCGCACCGGGAAGGTGCGAGCGGGGAGAGTGTGAGTGGGGAAGGTCCGAGCCAGGAAGGCTCGAGGGCAAAAGGCGAAAGCGGAAAAGGCGAGCGAGGAGGGGGCGGGAACGAGGCAGGTGCGCGGCGGGCTGGCCCGGAGAGCGGCGGCGCCTACACCGACTGCTTCGGCGGCACCTCGGCCGCAGTACCGCTGGCGGCCGGCATCGCCGCATTGATGCTGTCGGCCAACCCGGCGCTCGGTGCGGCGGACGTGCGCAGCCTGCTGCGCCAGAGCGCCGAACGCATCGGCGGCCCGGACGCCTACGACGCCGCCGGCCACAGCGAGCGCTTCGGCTACGGCCGCCTCGACGCCGAGGCCGCGGTGCGCGCCGCGCGCAGCGCGCCGGTTGCGGCAGCGGATGCGCCGACGATCGCCGGCCCCGAAGCCTGGACCCGCACCGATCCGCCGCCGCGCTTCCATATCAATCCGGGGCCGCACCGCTATTACGTGGTGGAAGTGGCGGCCGATCCGCGCCTGTTCGACGCCACCGGCCACTTGGGCGCGCGCACCAGCGGCAATTTTTATGGTTCCTGGTCCGACCAGCCGTTCCAGGTCGACCCCACTTACCGGCTGCCGGCGACGGTCTGGGCGCAGCTGCGCAATGCGCCGCGCCTGTGGTACCGGGTCGGCGCCTCGGCCCGGCCGGACGACTACGTCGACTACACGGTGTCCACCACCGACGACATGGCGGCCATGGCGCCGTCGATCGAGATCCGTGCCGGCATCGGCGCACCGCCGCGCACCGGAGAACGGCGCCGCACCATCACGGAACTGATGCGCCTGGTCGCCACCGGCGACGGCAAGCCGGATATCGAAGGGCCGCTGCTGTGGGATCCGTTGCTGGGTTCGCCCGCGTTCCGCATCGACCCGGGCCGGGCCCAGGCCTATGCGGTCGAACTGAGCAACGATCCGGCCGGCTTTGCCGGCCTGGCTGCCGTTGCATCGGCGCCCGGCGTATCGGCGCCCGGCGTACCGGCGCCCGGCGTACCGGCGGCCGGCGTACCGGCGCTCGGCGATCCGGCGGGCGACCAGGCCGTTCCCAATCCGGCGAAGGGCGCGCCGGAGCAGCCGCCCGGACGCGGTTATTTCAGTTCGGGATGGCTGACGCCGGCCGCGGCGCGCGAGGATGGCGCGCAAGTCGGCTTCGAGGCATACATCGTGCCGCTGGCGGCGTGGGATGCGCTGCTGGGCGCCGCGCGCCTGTACTACCGCATGACGGTGCGCGACGACCCGCAGCCGGGCGCCGGCCAGGTGTACGCGATGGACCTAACCAGCGACGCGCCGGGTCTGCTGGCGCGCGGCGAAGCCTTTCCAGGTCGCGCCGACGACGCGGCGTGGCTGCAGCCGCTGGAAGGGCAGCCGCAGCTGCAGCCCGCGC
The genomic region above belongs to Massilia forsythiae and contains:
- a CDS encoding caspase family protein, giving the protein MTSAMSIHIGLNRVDPNAYDGWDGQLTACVNDADCMRTIADNLGYSSTLLLNEEATADRVITEIGRAARSLDQDGILLLTYSGHGGQMPDADGDEDDGQDETWVLYERQLIDDELYNLWNQFGRCRIVVLSDSCHSGSVTRAMEYQALAADPALKRHYRPGAKAGAPARFKAMPAQVAAADYRRRKRFYDALQFAAGARKRSEMEASVLLISGCQDNQLSSDGDVNGLFTANLLAVWGNGDFQGSYRAFHQAILARMPSTQTPNYYTTGRQDDGFEAQEPFAMAAPGSEPQQPGPVQDSGPSIEGPSAVPRAAPPPTFSVHVDSNRYFAVELAAEPELFNSADVGHVRSDTNFYGSWSDTALMQGSQYSLPAAVWQRLRADSERLYYRVLSSRRQDAWDGYEVSSRDGDGEAIPALLIQG
- a CDS encoding S8 family serine peptidase; translation: MSVQDEEGASAYYYAGTQRVPLFPDPHVFAVRFDRDTCRAPAAGAQARAARMPAAAVLAGAAPLAFLPRDGLGVYRTGSAAACVERLHRLDGVAQAFQACRHGRGGGDSLVPTARLLAKFRVEPGIEKILHTLELLGLRILEPLRYAAPNGFLLGCAPGVNGLGALAAANALVEEGIVLFAEPDLVQARHLHSAGGAAGTAADPMQAPRLAREWHLHACRVPQAWRDNRGSPAIRIALFDDGVDAGHPEFAGEVATGQPKVAARYDFADGSADASPKSYADRHGTACAGVAGAAGIAVAGVAPGCRLVLARTPGFLAVSEEARMFEWAVDAGADVLGCAWGPAAGTPCPLPTATRLAIRYCLQHGRGGKGTPIFWAAGNGAEALDGDGYAANPDVMAIGACSERGLAASYGSYGARLFACAPSSGSADEHAILTADRAWPAGYGLRAGVQNGPGTRNDVNDMYEKSAVLEGDGDTDAHREGASGESVSGEGPSQEGSRAKGESGKGERGGGGNEAGARRAGPESGGAYTDCFGGTSAAVPLAAGIAALMLSANPALGAADVRSLLRQSAERIGGPDAYDAAGHSERFGYGRLDAEAAVRAARSAPVAAADAPTIAGPEAWTRTDPPPRFHINPGPHRYYVVEVAADPRLFDATGHLGARTSGNFYGSWSDQPFQVDPTYRLPATVWAQLRNAPRLWYRVGASARPDDYVDYTVSTTDDMAAMAPSIEIRAGIGAPPRTGERRRTITELMRLVATGDGKPDIEGPLLWDPLLGSPAFRIDPGRAQAYAVELSNDPAGFAGLAAVASAPGVSAPGVPAPGVPAAGVPALGDPAGDQAVPNPAKGAPEQPPGRGYFSSGWLTPAAAREDGAQVGFEAYIVPLAAWDALLGAARLYYRMTVRDDPQPGAGQVYAMDLTSDAPGLLARGEAFPGRADDAAWLQPLEGQPQLQPAPSPAPAQSHQAPGQPQ